From the Bacillus sp. FJAT-22090 genome, the window TTGCACCATTGGTATTCCCATTAGTAGCGTGGATCGGTTTTACATGGACTTTTGTTATTTTAGCCATTTTAGCAGTTCTAAGTGGAGTTATTTATTTAATAACATTTAAGGAATATAACAAAAGACAAAATGAAATAAGTGCATAAAATTGGACAAGGGGTGTTCTCATTGAGAACACCCCTTCAGACTGTTGAAAAACGTTCGCATTCTTCGTTGCTTGCACATCGTCTTAAGCTCATGAACTTAAGTTCTATTCGCTTAAGCCTTGTACGGCGCGCCTTGACTGACAAACGTTTTCAAGTCAGTCTGATAGTACACCTTCGAAGAATGATAATGTCTAACAATCTAAAGAGTGTTTCTTCAATGAAAACACCCCTTGATTTGTGTATATGGTAACACATAAAATTTTGAATTTAATTTTCATCCCAATACATTGGGGAAGAATCTCCATGAAAGCCTCAGCTTTCAATGCCGCGGTAAATTGTTCCACTGGTTGCCTTCTAACCTAAGCAACGTAAACCCTACCTTCTTTTACGTCCTTGCGACCCTTTAGTCGCTCCAGTGTGAATAAGTATAATCAAAAACACATAAAGCAGAATGCCAAATTTCTTGATTTATGCACTACCAAAAATGTTAACAAACCTCATCGTAGCATAAATTACATATAAAGTCAATAATCTAATATACTTCTTTATTAAATGCATGCTATACTATCTCAATCTAACTTAAAGGGGGAGGGTGAGAGAATGGAAGTTTGGGATATTTATGATGAAAGAAGAGAGAGAACAGGAAAATCACATATAAGAGGCGAGGAGTTACAAGAAGGAGATTTTCATACAGTAGTTCATGTTTGGATAATGAATGAAGAAGGCGAGTTGTTAATTCAGCAGCGCCAACCGTGGAAAAAGGGATGGGCCAATATGTGGGATTGTGCTGCAGCCGGTTCTGCCCTTGCTGGGGAAACTTGTGAAATGGCAGCTATACGTGAAACAAAAGAAGAATTAGGAATTGATTTGCAAGTGGAAAAATGTGAAGTGTTATTTACAATTAAGTTTTCGCGAGGTTTTGATGATCATCTGCTAGTTAAGCAAAACGTGGATATCGACAATTTAAGTCTACAATATGAGGAAGTGGCTAATGCGAAATGGGCTACTATGGAAGAAATCTTTAAACTTGTCGAAAGCGGAGAATTTATACCTTATTCTATACTTAAAGCCTTATTTGAAATTATTCAATCTAAAATTTCCTTAAAGAAGGCAACACCACAAGATGCATTGGAGTTATTTGAGTTACAGAAAAAAGTTTTCACACCTATTTATGAAAAATATGAGGATCATAAAACAAGTCCTGTGCTACAAACATTTGAAAGATTTAAAGATCGTTTAGAGACTGGAGACTTCTATAAAATCCATATGGATGATTTGTTAGTTGGAAGTGTCCATGTATATAAGAAATCCCCACAAGTGATGCGACTACATATGATAAATATTCTAGAAGACTGTCAGGGGAAGGGGATTGCCCAACAAGTGATGGATCGACTAGAAACCATGTACCCAGAAGCTGACAGCTGGGAACTTGACACTATTCTAGAGGAGGAAAGAAACTGCTATCTGTATGAAAAGATGGGATATGCTCAAACCGTAGATAGATGGAAAGTCAATGATAAGATGACACTAGTTCACTACGTTAAAACTTCTAATATAAAACGAATGAAGGCACTTTGAAAAGAAAAGCATCCTAACTGTGTTAGGATGCTGTAGACTGTAGACAAACTCAATTTAGGTTGTATAGAGTTATCTATTAAATTCGGCAAGGACCACCACTTCGCTTTCCGTGGGCTTGGCTTCAGCCTCCTAGGCCAACACGATGTTGGTCATGCAATCGTTGCCGGAGGATGCGGCGAACTTAGATTGCCTTCCCCTCAACTGTGGGGTCTTCTGCTCAAGCTGTTCCCACAGGAGTCTTCGTGGTGGTCCTTGCCTTATAAACAATTCCTTATAGATATCTACTATCTTTACTTTTAATTGGATAAAGCAACCTCTTTAGGAAGTTTTATCATTATTCATAACCGGTTATAAAAATACTTTTGTCGTCAAGCTGAAGCATCCTAACTGTGTTAGGCTGCTGTTTTTAATTAACCTATCGTAACTGGTGCAAAAAATTCCTTATATAGTTCTTGTAAAATTTTATTTTCGTTACTTCGATGAACCCCAAAAGCCAAGCTCACTTCAGAGGATCCTTGATTAATCATTTCAATGTTTGCTCCTGTTCTTGAAATAGCAGTTGCTGCACGTGCTGCAAGGCCTGTATTGTTATTCATTCCTTCTCCTACAAGAACAATCATAGAAAATTCATGCCGAAAATGGACATCCTCTGCATGAAGTTCTTCTTTTACACGTTTGATAATCCGTGTTTCTTTTTCAGAAGTTAGCTGATGACTGCGGAAAATTACAGAAATATCGTCTAATCCAGACGGTGTATGCTCATATGAAATGTTTTCTTCTTCTAAAATTTGAAGTAATTTTCTTCCGAATCCTATTTCTCGGTTCATCAAATACTTACTTACGTATAATATTGAAAATCCGCTATCCGCAGATATTCCTGTAATTGGTCGATGTTTTCCTTTTCTGACAGAGACGATTTTTGTTCCTGGAGCAGATGGATTGTTCGTATTTTTGATGCAAACAGGTATACCAGCTTTATAGACAGGCATCAATGCTTCATCATGGAATACGGAAAAGCCTGCGTAAGAAAGTTCACGCATTTCTCTATAGGTGATTTCTTCGATCTCCATTGGGTCGTTTACAACCCTAGGGTTTGCACAAAATACAGAGTCCACATCCGTAAAGTTTTCATATAGGTCAGCATGAACAGCCGCAGCTAAAATAGATCCAGTAATATCTGATCCCCCACGATCAAAAGTCCGTAATTGGCCATCCATTGTATATCCAAAGAATCCTGGGAATACTACTATTTCATTGACATCACTTAATTTGCTTAAGTTTTCATAAGCTTGTGGAAGAGCTAATGCACGTTCTGGATAATCATTTACTACAAGTCCAGCGGTTTTAGGACTGACATACTGAGCTGATAGTCCAATACTTGTAAAGTATGTAGAAATAAGCTTTGCATTGTTATCTTCTCCACTAGCTTTCATATTATCTATAAAAAATTCTTCGTCCGAAGTGTCTAATAATACACGTTGGCGTAAATCTTCTTCGATTACATCGCATATTGGTTGTTCTAAACCAAGACCTGCTGCAATTTCTTTATATCGATCTAATACAAGTTGAAGTTTTGCTTCTACTTCTTTTTCGTTTAAAACTGCTGTCGCTAGATCTATTAGTAAATCCGTAACTTTTTTATCTGAATCAAAACGCTTTCCTGGTGCTGACACAACTATAAACTTTCTAGTTGGATCTGAATGGACGATCGTTGCTACTTTTTTAATCTGTTCTGCACTTGCGACAGAAGTTCCCCCGAATTTACTAACTTTCATATCATCATATCCTTACTTATTAAGTTATATTGTATTTCTAGAAAAAACAAATGATTTTATACAGTGTACAAATTATAAGATAAAACGTCAATATATTTGGATCAAAAAGTATAAATTATTTTATGTTAAAATGTATGATTTTATTATATTAATAAAAAAAGTTCGTATATTGGTATAATTTAGTTGTAATACTACATAAAATTAGTTCTAGAAACAACCAAAACACGAATAATAATTTTTTTATATTTTTTTTGCTGAATTAATTAGCGCCAAATAAGGCTTTTTTTAAGTTGTTTTTAAATGATAGCGTTTTCAAGTTTTTTAACTATATTGACAATTGAAAAGAGTGAACGTATGATGGGTTTAATCCAATACAACTTAAACAATTTTGACGGAGATAAACTTTACTTTTTGGAATCTAAAGAGAGCTGATGGATGGTGCAAATCAGTGATTTCTATTGTAGAGTAGCACTCTTGAATTGGTGAACTGAACAATTATAGTAGGTTCATTCGTGTCATGCGCGTTAAGCATTTTAACTAAGATGCTGCATTATGCAGTAAATTTGGGTGGTACCGCGTGAGTTTATACAAGCTCTTCGCCCCTTACATTTATGTAGGGGGGGAAGGGCTTTTTTGCTTTTAATAAAGGAGGATAGTAGCCAAGATAAAATTTGTAACACAACAAATACACATACAACAGAAGGAGAATATAAAAAATGGCTTATAATATTTTAATTAGTGATCCACTTAGCGAAGATGGTATTTATCCTTTAAGACAAGCAGAAGGATTTAATATTGTAATTGATACAGAGTTGACTCCAGAGCAACTTGGAGAAAAAATCGGTGAATTCGATGCACTTCTTGTGCGTAGCCAAACTCAAGTAACCCGTGAAATTATTGAAAAAGGTACAAACTTAAAGATTATTGGTCGCGCCGGTGTTGGGGTAGATAATATTGATTTAACTGCAGCTACTGAACGTGGGATTATTGTTGTCAATGCTCCAGACGGAAATACAAACTCTGCTGCGGAGCATACAATTGCCATGTTGATGTCACTTGCACGTAATATCCCACAAGCGTTCCATGCATTGAAAAATCAGAAATGGGATCGCAAATCATTTATTGGAGTAGAAGTGAAAAATAAAACACTAGGTGTTGTAGGCCTAGGTAGAATTGGGGCAGAGGTTGCTGCTCGCGCAAAAGGGCAACGTATGAATGTAATCGCTTATGACCCTTTCTTAACTCCAGAAAAAGCGGAAAAACTAGGAGTACAATTTGGGACTATTGAAGATGTTATTAAAGCTGCAGATTTCATTACAGTGCATACACCATTGTTAAAAGAAACACGTCATATAATTAATAAAGAAGCATTTGAAAAAATGAAAGATGGCGTACAGATCGTTAACTGTGCACGAGGCGGAATTATCGACGAAGATGCATTATACGATGCGATTGTCTCTGGTAAAGTTGCAGGGGCAGCACTAGACGTATTCGAGGAAGAACCTTTTGTTGATCATCGATTATTAACTTTACCGCAAGTTATTGCTACGCCTCACTTAGGAGCAAGCACCGTTGAAGCGCAAGAAATCGTAGCGATCGACGTTTCACATGATGTTGTAAGCTTTTTAAAAGATGGGGTAGTAAAAAACCCAGTTAACCTTTCATCTGTACCAAAAGATGTGTTAGCTAAAATAGAGCCATACTTTAACCTTGTTGAGAAACTAGGCTCATTCTTAAGCGATTTGACAGACGGTGTTCCTGAAGAAGTGAACATTACGTATTCTGGTGAACTTTCTAATATCGACGTTCGACCATTATCTCGAAATGCTGTAAAGGGTCTTTTGAAAAGCAAGCTAGGCGAGTCGATCAATGATGTGAATGCAAAATTTCATGCTGATCGCATTGGGATTGTAGTAAATGAATTAAAAACAACTAAAGCAAAAGGATTTACAAGCTTAATCACGGTTGAAGTAAAAACAGCTTCAGCAACAAGAAAAGTGGCAGGAACGTTATTAAACGGATTAGGACCACGTATATTACGAGTAGATGACTTTATCGTTGATGTAGTGCCAGAAGGCCATTTATTATTTATTCGTCATAAAGACCAACCAGGAGCAATCGGTCGTGTAGGAACTCTATTAGCTGGTGAAGGTGTCAATATCGCAGCGATGCAGGTTGGCCGTTCTGAAGTGGGTGGAGACGCAATCATGATGCTTTCTATTGACAAACATGTCGAAGAAACAGGAATTGAGCAGTTGAAACAACTAGAAGATATATCAGATGCAACAACAATTGATCTTTAATTTAATGAATTGAACATAAACAATCCTAACAATATAAAAGCTAGCCCTTGGGCTAGCTTTTTGTAATGTTATGCTAGAATTGTGAATAACTCATGTAAGTTTTTAATCGTATAAGTAGGCTTTACTTCTTCATTTTGTGGTTTGTCTTCTCTGTTAATCCAAACTGATTTCATACCTATTTTAGAGGAGCCAAGGATGTCGGTCATTAAATTATCGCCTACCATTAACGCTTCATCCTTATTAACTCCAGCAACTTCTAGTGCATGTTCAAAAATGGAAGGGTCTGGTTTTCCTTTACCAAATGCTCCAGATATAATAATGTGGTCGAAGTAAGGGGTTAGCTCAGGTGTAATTTCCAGCTTCGTATTTTGTAAGCTAGGTGAGCCATTTGTAATTAATAGAAGAATGTATTTATCTTTTAATAGATCTAAAACTTCAAATGTCTCTTCATAAACAAAAGGACTTTCCTTTCGCATTTTTGGGAAGTACTCTGCTAATTCTTTTCCAAGCGTATCATCTTCAATGCCTAATTTGTATAGTCCTTGTGTCCAAGCTTCCTGCTGATAGACTGGAACGATTACTTTCATCTTTTGGAACTCTTCCGTAGGGTCATCGAATGTGCCCCATAATCCTTCGAAAGGGTTTATTCCAATCATTTGTGTAAATGGACGTGTTTCATATGTATCGTATAATTTGGCTGCTTCTTCTCGAACTGCCTGCTCTAAAGCTATTGGATCAATGTCAACTTTCTTCGCTGCGAATTCACACGTTTTATGAAAAGCGGTTTCCACACTTTTTTTATCCCATAATAAAGTATCATCTAAATCAAAAAAAATAGCCTTCATTTATTAAATACTCCCTTCACTTTCTTATCTATTTACTTTACCTCAGTAAAGGGAGACTGTCACTAGAGTTACCGTAAGAATTTCAAATCAAAATAATTAATTGTTCGAAATAAGAGTTTCCTCAAACATATCTATGATATGAAGGAATCTTTCTGCCTCTCTGAATACATGGTCGGCCAAAAGGGGATGAATATTGCTTTTTATACGACAAGCTTCTATTAGGTCTCTTGCTGATTTTTTAAAATCTCTGAGGGATACAACAGATACACGATTTTGATCCAAAAATTGATCCAATATAGGTGGAGTTTCTGATTCAGGACGCATGGAATCTAAATCGAGTGCCTGAAAAACAAGTTGGTCAAAATCATGACTAAACTCTCGAGCCTGATCTACTAACTTTCTTTCGGAAGGATCCAAAAGGTGGCCGATGAATTTAGAATGATCTGCCATAATTTTAAGGAAGAATACATTTTCCTTAATAATGTCATCAGGTGTAGGCTCGAGCTTTCCTGCATTGAGTTCTTTTAATCTGTTAACAAAATAAGCTGCTTCTCTACTTGTATGATCCACTAATAAAGCATAGTTATTTGATCTAATTTCACAACGTAATATTAGTCCAAGTACCTTTCTTTTATAAGCCCATATCGCAGTAGCTGCCTGATACACTTGAATATTAAATCTTCTTATTTCTTCTGGATCGGATTGTGAAGAATAGGTACTTAGTTTTTCTTCGATTTTTTCAAACAAAGCAACAAATTCCAGTGCTTCTTGAATTAATTTTTTGTCGTCGAAATTGAATCCCAAACTTAAAAATAAGGCATGCTCTTTCATTATCCTTGACCAAAAACGAATCTCATCCAATGATCTTGTCACAAATAAACTGACTGAAATCACTCCTTTTTCTTATAATATTCATATAACTAAAAGATGTTAAAAGACTAGAATGGTAACAATTTATCAAGAGGTCCACCAACAGGAATAATTTCCTCTATATCCTTTATGGCGATTGGAAAGTATGGAAAGCCGTATACATAAGGTGTTAATTCATAAACTTGAAAATAAATAACAATACTATGGTCCGCTAGGTAAAAATCTTGATCCATACGAATCTCTTTAAACTCCTCTAAAACAGGGACTTCCCATTCGACGATTTTCTTTTCAATTATTTCTGACAAAATCTTTACGTATTGGCTATTTGGTTCAAATAAATCCTTTAATTCAACTAATTTACCTGTCTCCACATCAAAAGTTAGTGATTGAATAATAGTTAATCCATGAGCGCCACCAGTATATGAATAAACTAATAAGGTTAAGCTTAAAATTCCGCGTTCATTCGTTTTTACTTCATAATGACCTATCATTTCCACTAAGTTCTCATTATAATAACCTTGCTCAATCAACATTTTGTTCAAAGTAGAAATAATTTCATTATTTATCTTCTTTTCTATCTGAGGATGAGGTAATTTCGTTACAATAGGGTAAGATACGTTTACTTTTGGTGATTGAATATACTTTGTTTTGATGAGAATAGGTAAATCCATTTTTCACCACCTTTCCAATTGTTATTTAATGTGAGTGGGGGAACTACATATGTTTTTGAAGAAAATTACAATTTTACGAGAACACGAACAAAGCTATCCATTTACGATTCCAACTATAAATCATTTAAGAGAATTAGAATTGACAAATAACGTCACTTTTTTAGTTGGTGAAAATGGGACTGGTAAATCTACTTTATTAGAAGGAATTGCTGATAACTGTCAGTTCAATACAGCTGGAGGAAGTAGAAACAATATATATGAAGTAGATGCGTCGGAAAGTGCATTGGGGAAATACATGCGTTTATCATGGATGCCGAAAATCACGAATGGCTTTTTTCTACGTTCGGAATCTTTTTATCAATTTGCATCGCATATAGATGAGATGGAAAGACTACATCCAGGTAGTAATCATAGTTACGGTGGTAAGTCACTTCACGAACAATCTCATGGAGAATCATTTTTATCCTTATTTTTAAATAGATTTAATGGTAGAGCTATTTATTTATTAGATGAGCCGGAAGCCGCTCTTTCACCTCAAAGACAGCTTGCATTCTTAAAAATAATGCATGATCTTGTAACGGAGGAAGACTGCCAGTTCATAATTGCAACTCATTCACCTATTATATTAGGCTATCCAAATGCTACAATCTTTAGTTTTGATAATGGAGAAATTGAAGAAATAGAATATGAAATGACGAATCATTATCAAATAACAAAATATTTTCTGGACCACCGAGAGAAATTTTTAAAAGAGCTATTAGAAGGTGATTGAAAATGAAACTTTAAATGACTTAAGTTCGTTCTATCTTGTATTGGGAGTGAAATAAATGAACGTAATAATTCATTATTTAGATGATATGCTTTTTTTCGTCTGTATAGCACTTCCATTTGTTTTTGTTTGGCGTTTTAGTCGATGGAGAAAAAGGGGCCTTAAGCTAAAAGAAAGTTTCCACGAGTTAGGTATATTTCTGCTTGTATTAGTGCTCATTGGTTTGTTTTCACAAACCATTATTCCAAGGTATGGATTGATGCAGCCCTCGCTAACAAATGTAAATTTAGATTTATTTCGGGTTATAAAAGAAACCTATAATGCTATAAAATATTTAGGATTTTGGCAGCCGTTTTATATTAATTTTCTTGGGAATATTATTCTTTTCATGCCCATTGGTTTTCTCCTTCCCCTTCTTTCTAGAAGAATGGAGGATTTCCCTTACACTGTAGTCATAGGTTTATTGGTCTCTCTTTTTATTGAAATAATGCAACTTCCCCAAAACAGAAGTAGTGATGTAGATGATTTATGGTTAAATACACTTGGTGCCTTACTTGGTTATTTATTTTATTTATTCATCAACAGGAAATTACCAACAGTCACTTTGGCATTTAAAAAAATAAAGGAATAAAGTTTAAAATCATTAGTTTCTGGGTAAAAATATAACGGAAACAATATGCAAGGAGCGTAACAAAATGATGATACCAAAAGAATCT encodes:
- a CDS encoding DUF3298 and DUF4163 domain-containing protein yields the protein MDLPILIKTKYIQSPKVNVSYPIVTKLPHPQIEKKINNEIISTLNKMLIEQGYYNENLVEMIGHYEVKTNERGILSLTLLVYSYTGGAHGLTIIQSLTFDVETGKLVELKDLFEPNSQYVKILSEIIEKKIVEWEVPVLEEFKEIRMDQDFYLADHSIVIYFQVYELTPYVYGFPYFPIAIKDIEEIIPVGGPLDKLLPF
- a CDS encoding GNAT family N-acetyltransferase; translation: MELFELQKKVFTPIYEKYEDHKTSPVLQTFERFKDRLETGDFYKIHMDDLLVGSVHVYKKSPQVMRLHMINILEDCQGKGIAQQVMDRLETMYPEADSWELDTILEEERNCYLYEKMGYAQTVDRWKVNDKMTLVHYVKTSNIKRMKAL
- a CDS encoding AAA family ATPase, which gives rise to MFLKKITILREHEQSYPFTIPTINHLRELELTNNVTFLVGENGTGKSTLLEGIADNCQFNTAGGSRNNIYEVDASESALGKYMRLSWMPKITNGFFLRSESFYQFASHIDEMERLHPGSNHSYGGKSLHEQSHGESFLSLFLNRFNGRAIYLLDEPEAALSPQRQLAFLKIMHDLVTEEDCQFIIATHSPIILGYPNATIFSFDNGEIEEIEYEMTNHYQITKYFLDHREKFLKELLEGD
- a CDS encoding HAD family hydrolase; this encodes MKAIFFDLDDTLLWDKKSVETAFHKTCEFAAKKVDIDPIALEQAVREEAAKLYDTYETRPFTQMIGINPFEGLWGTFDDPTEEFQKMKVIVPVYQQEAWTQGLYKLGIEDDTLGKELAEYFPKMRKESPFVYEETFEVLDLLKDKYILLLITNGSPSLQNTKLEITPELTPYFDHIIISGAFGKGKPDPSIFEHALEVAGVNKDEALMVGDNLMTDILGSSKIGMKSVWINREDKPQNEEVKPTYTIKNLHELFTILA
- the serA gene encoding phosphoglycerate dehydrogenase, translating into MAYNILISDPLSEDGIYPLRQAEGFNIVIDTELTPEQLGEKIGEFDALLVRSQTQVTREIIEKGTNLKIIGRAGVGVDNIDLTAATERGIIVVNAPDGNTNSAAEHTIAMLMSLARNIPQAFHALKNQKWDRKSFIGVEVKNKTLGVVGLGRIGAEVAARAKGQRMNVIAYDPFLTPEKAEKLGVQFGTIEDVIKAADFITVHTPLLKETRHIINKEAFEKMKDGVQIVNCARGGIIDEDALYDAIVSGKVAGAALDVFEEEPFVDHRLLTLPQVIATPHLGASTVEAQEIVAIDVSHDVVSFLKDGVVKNPVNLSSVPKDVLAKIEPYFNLVEKLGSFLSDLTDGVPEEVNITYSGELSNIDVRPLSRNAVKGLLKSKLGESINDVNAKFHADRIGIVVNELKTTKAKGFTSLITVEVKTASATRKVAGTLLNGLGPRILRVDDFIVDVVPEGHLLFIRHKDQPGAIGRVGTLLAGEGVNIAAMQVGRSEVGGDAIMMLSIDKHVEETGIEQLKQLEDISDATTIDL
- a CDS encoding DUF2935 domain-containing protein; this translates as MISVSLFVTRSLDEIRFWSRIMKEHALFLSLGFNFDDKKLIQEALEFVALFEKIEEKLSTYSSQSDPEEIRRFNIQVYQAATAIWAYKRKVLGLILRCEIRSNNYALLVDHTSREAAYFVNRLKELNAGKLEPTPDDIIKENVFFLKIMADHSKFIGHLLDPSERKLVDQAREFSHDFDQLVFQALDLDSMRPESETPPILDQFLDQNRVSVVSLRDFKKSARDLIEACRIKSNIHPLLADHVFREAERFLHIIDMFEETLISNN
- a CDS encoding aspartate kinase yields the protein MKVSKFGGTSVASAEQIKKVATIVHSDPTRKFIVVSAPGKRFDSDKKVTDLLIDLATAVLNEKEVEAKLQLVLDRYKEIAAGLGLEQPICDVIEEDLRQRVLLDTSDEEFFIDNMKASGEDNNAKLISTYFTSIGLSAQYVSPKTAGLVVNDYPERALALPQAYENLSKLSDVNEIVVFPGFFGYTMDGQLRTFDRGGSDITGSILAAAVHADLYENFTDVDSVFCANPRVVNDPMEIEEITYREMRELSYAGFSVFHDEALMPVYKAGIPVCIKNTNNPSAPGTKIVSVRKGKHRPITGISADSGFSILYVSKYLMNREIGFGRKLLQILEEENISYEHTPSGLDDISVIFRSHQLTSEKETRIIKRVKEELHAEDVHFRHEFSMIVLVGEGMNNNTGLAARAATAISRTGANIEMINQGSSEVSLAFGVHRSNENKILQELYKEFFAPVTIG
- a CDS encoding VanZ family protein; the protein is MNVIIHYLDDMLFFVCIALPFVFVWRFSRWRKRGLKLKESFHELGIFLLVLVLIGLFSQTIIPRYGLMQPSLTNVNLDLFRVIKETYNAIKYLGFWQPFYINFLGNIILFMPIGFLLPLLSRRMEDFPYTVVIGLLVSLFIEIMQLPQNRSSDVDDLWLNTLGALLGYLFYLFINRKLPTVTLAFKKIKE